A window of the Streptomyces luomodiensis genome harbors these coding sequences:
- a CDS encoding M20 family metallopeptidase: MMAVPDPSALRDVDVAGLHRWLERHRGHVLDDVLDLVGQETPSDDPALLDRGLARLERWVTGMLGEPRHRSRTDGGSHGDTLTLEFAGTGCAPVVLLGHYDTVWPAGTLADWPCTVDGDRATGPGIFDMKAGLAQAVWALRALYATGHQAPPVRLVLNGDEEIGSPVSRPVIERACAGAAAVLVFEGSAAGALKTGRKGVGIFDVTVTGREAHAGLEPEKGVSAIDEMARVTLELHALADPAAGTTVNVGLVHGGSAINVVAGRAAARVDVRVASQAEADRVDHALARLKPHDPRADITVTGEWNRPVMERTPAITAMAGLARAAAAELGADLAEVSVGGASDGNFAAATGVPVLDGIGAVGDGAHARHEHVSVAALTERSAIAAAVLAAFPKGRTE; the protein is encoded by the coding sequence ATGATGGCTGTACCCGACCCCTCCGCGCTGCGCGATGTCGACGTCGCGGGCCTGCACCGATGGCTCGAACGGCACCGCGGGCACGTGCTGGACGACGTCCTGGACCTGGTCGGTCAGGAAACCCCCAGCGATGACCCGGCACTGCTGGATCGCGGCCTGGCCCGGCTCGAGCGGTGGGTCACCGGCATGCTCGGCGAACCGCGGCACCGCTCCCGTACCGACGGCGGCTCTCACGGGGACACACTCACCCTCGAGTTCGCCGGTACCGGTTGCGCGCCGGTTGTCCTGCTCGGCCACTACGACACGGTGTGGCCGGCGGGCACGCTCGCCGACTGGCCGTGCACGGTGGACGGCGACCGGGCGACCGGGCCAGGGATCTTCGACATGAAGGCCGGGCTGGCGCAGGCGGTCTGGGCGCTGCGCGCGCTCTACGCCACCGGACACCAGGCGCCCCCGGTCCGGCTCGTGCTGAACGGCGACGAGGAGATCGGCAGCCCTGTCTCCCGTCCGGTGATCGAGCGTGCCTGCGCCGGGGCGGCGGCCGTCCTCGTGTTCGAAGGCAGTGCCGCCGGTGCGCTGAAGACCGGCCGCAAGGGTGTCGGCATCTTCGACGTGACCGTGACCGGACGCGAGGCGCACGCCGGGCTGGAGCCGGAAAAGGGGGTGAGCGCCATCGACGAGATGGCCCGGGTCACGTTGGAACTGCACGCCCTGGCCGATCCGGCGGCCGGTACCACGGTCAACGTCGGCCTCGTACACGGCGGCAGCGCGATCAACGTGGTGGCGGGGCGAGCCGCCGCACGGGTCGACGTGCGGGTCGCCAGCCAGGCCGAGGCGGACCGGGTGGACCACGCGCTCGCGCGCCTGAAACCCCACGACCCACGGGCCGACATCACCGTCACCGGCGAGTGGAACCGGCCCGTGATGGAACGCACCCCCGCGATCACCGCCATGGCCGGCCTCGCCCGCGCGGCGGCCGCGGAACTCGGGGCGGACCTCGCCGAGGTGTCCGTGGGCGGCGCCAGCGACGGCAACTTCGCCGCCGCGACCGGAGTCCCGGTGCTCGACGGGATCGGCGCGGTCGGTGACGGCGCCCACGCCCGTCATGAACACGTGTCGGTCGCGGCCCTGACCGAACGATCCGCGATCGCCGCCGCCGTGCTCGCGGCCTTCCCGAAAGGACGAACCGAATGA
- a CDS encoding extracellular catalytic domain type 1 short-chain-length polyhydroxyalkanoate depolymerase translates to MLAAVAGALALLVPGLVFAPPATAASLVEVTSFGSNPGNLRMHVYVPDSHPAKPAIVVAMHGCGGSGPGFYQSSEFASLADQRGFVVVYPTATKQTAMSNCFDVWSDASKRHNGGSDPVSIISMVSYVEQHYNGDPQRVFVTGSSSGGMETTALLADYPDVFKAGSAFMGVPFGCFANEADFPPWTSKCVGGAMHKTAQEWGNLVRQAYPGYSGTRPRVQLWHGTNDTLVPFQLLQEETKQWTDVFGLSQTPTSTDQPQPSWTRQRFAGADGTVQLEAISVSGAGHQLPMGGMAAAAVQFFGL, encoded by the coding sequence GTGCTGGCGGCTGTCGCCGGCGCCTTGGCACTCCTCGTCCCTGGTCTCGTTTTCGCGCCGCCGGCAACGGCGGCTTCCCTCGTGGAGGTGACCAGTTTCGGCAGCAACCCGGGCAACCTGCGCATGCACGTGTACGTGCCGGACTCCCACCCGGCCAAGCCGGCGATCGTGGTCGCCATGCACGGCTGTGGCGGCTCGGGGCCGGGGTTCTACCAGAGCAGCGAGTTCGCGTCGCTGGCCGACCAGCGCGGCTTCGTCGTTGTCTACCCGACCGCCACGAAGCAGACGGCGATGAGCAACTGCTTCGACGTGTGGTCCGATGCCTCCAAACGCCACAACGGCGGCAGCGACCCGGTATCCATCATCTCGATGGTGTCTTATGTGGAACAGCACTACAACGGCGACCCGCAGCGGGTCTTCGTCACCGGCAGCTCGTCCGGCGGCATGGAGACCACCGCGCTGCTGGCCGACTACCCGGACGTCTTCAAGGCCGGCTCGGCGTTCATGGGCGTCCCCTTCGGTTGCTTCGCGAACGAGGCCGACTTCCCGCCGTGGACGAGCAAGTGCGTGGGCGGGGCCATGCACAAGACGGCACAGGAATGGGGCAACCTGGTCCGGCAGGCGTACCCGGGCTACTCCGGCACCCGTCCTCGCGTGCAGCTTTGGCACGGCACCAACGACACACTCGTGCCGTTCCAGCTCCTGCAGGAAGAGACCAAGCAGTGGACGGACGTCTTCGGGCTGAGCCAGACGCCGACCTCGACGGACCAGCCGCAGCCGAGCTGGACGCGGCAGCGCTTCGCCGGGGCCGACGGCACCGTGCAGCTGGAAGCCATCAGCGTCTCCGGGGCCGGGCACCAGCTGCCGATGGGTGGCATGGCCGCGGCAGCCGTGCAGTTCTTCGGCCTCTGA
- a CDS encoding LacI family DNA-binding transcriptional regulator yields MAEDAPRRQPTLDEVTELAGVSRSVASRAINNAPHVSRAKREAVERAVRQLGYVPNPTARALATRQTGAAALVVSGEDPSIFADPFFAQVIVGASAALEEADLHLMLCLAASDRSRKRVEGLLRSKGADGVMLMALREDDPLGRMAEEAETPVVFGGRPVGTVPRWYVDVDNVGGAREATEYLVSRGRTRVAAICGRLDTEAGRARYRGYRDAMLAAGLGPFPPQEGDFTEPSGAAAMAALLVNHPDVDGVFAANDNMGAGALRALREAGRLVPADVAVVGFDDLAVAQIADPPLTTVHQPIAALGRETARMLVALISGQDPTPLILPTHLVTRGSA; encoded by the coding sequence ATGGCGGAAGACGCGCCGCGTCGGCAGCCGACGCTCGACGAGGTGACCGAACTCGCCGGCGTCTCGCGCTCCGTGGCCTCCCGCGCGATCAACAACGCACCGCACGTCAGCCGCGCCAAACGGGAGGCGGTCGAGCGGGCCGTCCGGCAACTCGGCTACGTACCCAATCCGACCGCCCGTGCTCTGGCCACCCGTCAGACCGGAGCGGCCGCCCTGGTCGTCTCGGGAGAGGATCCGTCGATCTTCGCGGATCCGTTCTTCGCCCAGGTGATCGTAGGAGCGTCGGCCGCTCTGGAGGAGGCCGACCTGCATCTGATGCTGTGCCTGGCAGCTTCCGACCGGAGCCGCAAGCGGGTGGAGGGGCTCCTTCGCTCCAAGGGCGCCGACGGCGTCATGCTGATGGCGCTGCGTGAGGACGATCCGCTGGGCCGGATGGCCGAGGAGGCGGAGACGCCCGTAGTGTTCGGCGGACGCCCGGTCGGCACGGTTCCCCGGTGGTACGTGGACGTCGACAACGTCGGTGGAGCGCGCGAGGCGACCGAGTACCTGGTCTCGCGCGGCCGGACTCGCGTAGCCGCGATCTGCGGGCGTCTGGACACCGAGGCCGGACGCGCCCGGTACCGAGGCTACCGGGACGCCATGCTGGCAGCCGGCCTCGGTCCGTTCCCGCCGCAGGAGGGGGATTTCACCGAGCCCAGCGGAGCCGCCGCCATGGCCGCGCTGCTGGTGAACCACCCCGACGTGGACGGGGTGTTCGCCGCCAACGACAACATGGGCGCGGGAGCGCTGCGCGCATTGCGCGAGGCCGGCCGACTGGTCCCCGCCGACGTCGCAGTGGTCGGCTTCGACGACCTGGCCGTCGCCCAGATCGCCGATCCGCCCCTCACCACCGTCCATCAGCCCATAGCCGCTCTCGGCCGGGAGACGGCGCGCATGCTCGTCGCACTCATCAGCGGACAGGACCCCACCCCGCTGATCCTGCCCACCCACCTGGTCACCCGCGGCAGCGCCTGA
- a CDS encoding alpha/beta fold hydrolase, whose protein sequence is MNDPANAPRVPGNPVRDLPLPELAGFTHRWVDADGVRLHAVEGGQPDGPAVVLLAGFPQTWWAWRKVMPNLADRFHVIAIDLPGQGHSERPDISYDTHTVAAHVHAAVKALGVSTYWLVAHDIGAWVGFSLALKYQSQLRGLALLDAGIPGITLPDAIPTDPERAWKTWHFAFHLVPDLPETLLAGREREYVGWFLKVKTLFTDTFDDVEVEQYAASVAADGGLRASLAYYRDAAESARKNHEALEQQRLGVPVLGISSSHGSIPDMAASIRPWADHATGIVVPDAGHFIPDEQPDAVAAALTDFITEDD, encoded by the coding sequence ATGAATGACCCCGCAAACGCCCCCCGCGTCCCCGGCAACCCGGTCCGCGACCTGCCGCTACCCGAGCTGGCCGGTTTCACCCACCGTTGGGTCGACGCGGACGGCGTCCGGCTGCACGCGGTCGAGGGCGGTCAGCCGGACGGTCCAGCCGTCGTGCTGCTCGCCGGGTTCCCGCAGACCTGGTGGGCATGGCGCAAGGTGATGCCGAACCTGGCCGACCGATTCCACGTCATCGCGATCGACCTGCCGGGCCAGGGCCACTCCGAACGCCCGGACATCAGCTACGACACGCACACGGTCGCCGCGCACGTCCACGCTGCGGTCAAGGCCCTCGGAGTCTCGACATACTGGCTGGTCGCCCACGACATCGGCGCGTGGGTCGGCTTTTCCCTCGCCTTGAAGTACCAGAGCCAGTTGCGTGGCCTGGCACTGCTCGACGCCGGCATCCCGGGCATCACACTCCCTGACGCCATTCCGACCGATCCCGAGCGGGCGTGGAAGACCTGGCACTTCGCCTTCCACCTCGTGCCCGACCTGCCCGAGACACTGCTCGCCGGCCGCGAACGGGAGTACGTCGGCTGGTTCCTGAAGGTCAAGACCCTCTTCACCGACACCTTCGACGACGTTGAAGTTGAGCAATACGCCGCGTCCGTGGCCGCCGACGGCGGTCTCCGCGCATCCCTGGCCTACTACCGGGACGCCGCCGAGTCGGCGCGGAAGAACCACGAAGCGCTGGAACAACAGCGCCTGGGGGTCCCGGTTCTCGGGATCTCCAGCAGCCACGGCTCCATCCCCGACATGGCAGCTTCCATCAGGCCGTGGGCCGACCACGCCACCGGGATCGTCGTGCCGGACGCAGGACACTTCATCCCCGATGAACAGCCCGATGCCGTCGCTGCCGCGCTGACCGACTTCATCACCGAAGACGATTGA
- the menC gene encoding o-succinylbenzoate synthase translates to MKIEGIELIRVTMPLRNKFRTSFGTVHERDLLLVRVVTPAAEGWGECVAFGAPMYSSEYVAGAAEVLERFLGPRLLERGEVRAEEVAELLAPVRGHRMAKGALETAVLDAQLRARDESLGNYLGATRNRVPAGVSVGILDSVPELLDVVGGYLAEGYLRIKLKIAPGWDVEPVRAVRERFGDDILLQVDANAAYTLADARHLARLDDFGLLLVEQPLQEEQLRQHAELARLIRTPICLDESIVSAQGAADALALGACQIVNIKPGRVGGYLEARRVHDVCRAHGVAVWCGGMLETGIGRAANVALAGLPGFTVPGDTSGSARYYEHDLTEPFVLRDGHLDLPTGPGIGVTPDAAALAARTTASTWLTA, encoded by the coding sequence ATGAAGATCGAGGGAATCGAGCTGATCCGGGTGACGATGCCGTTGCGGAACAAGTTCCGCACGTCCTTCGGCACCGTTCACGAACGGGACCTGCTGCTCGTGCGCGTGGTCACCCCCGCAGCCGAGGGCTGGGGCGAATGCGTTGCGTTCGGCGCGCCGATGTACTCCTCCGAATACGTGGCGGGCGCGGCGGAGGTGCTGGAACGGTTCCTCGGCCCCCGGCTGCTCGAACGCGGCGAGGTGCGAGCCGAGGAGGTCGCGGAACTGCTCGCGCCGGTGCGCGGGCACCGGATGGCGAAGGGCGCCTTGGAAACCGCCGTGCTCGACGCGCAACTGCGGGCCCGTGACGAGTCACTGGGCAACTACCTGGGCGCGACCCGGAACCGGGTGCCCGCCGGCGTCTCGGTCGGCATCCTCGACTCCGTGCCGGAGCTGCTCGACGTCGTCGGCGGCTACCTCGCCGAGGGCTATCTGCGGATCAAGCTCAAGATCGCGCCCGGATGGGATGTCGAGCCCGTGCGCGCGGTGCGGGAGCGGTTCGGCGACGACATCCTGTTGCAGGTCGACGCCAACGCCGCGTACACCCTCGCCGACGCCCGGCACTTGGCGCGGCTCGACGACTTCGGACTGCTGCTCGTGGAACAGCCGCTCCAGGAGGAACAGCTGCGCCAGCACGCGGAGCTGGCACGGCTCATCCGTACGCCGATCTGCCTGGACGAGTCGATCGTTTCCGCCCAGGGGGCCGCAGACGCGCTGGCGCTCGGGGCGTGCCAAATCGTCAACATCAAACCGGGGCGTGTGGGCGGGTACCTCGAGGCCCGGCGCGTTCATGACGTCTGCCGCGCCCACGGCGTGGCCGTCTGGTGCGGCGGGATGCTCGAGACCGGCATCGGCCGCGCCGCGAACGTCGCGCTGGCCGGACTGCCCGGTTTCACCGTGCCGGGCGACACCTCCGGCTCCGCCCGCTACTACGAGCACGACCTCACCGAACCGTTCGTGCTCCGGGACGGACACCTCGACCTGCCCACCGGTCCGGGCATCGGGGTCACCCCGGACGCCGCCGCGCTGGCCGCGCGTACCACCGCGAGCACATGGCTGACCGCGTGA
- a CDS encoding MFS transporter translates to MIKAGYPADLTARRHTHRVLAVGAVAFAYTVVMAGGTLTIPLYVLWATQFGFGPLITVVVFIAYVVGVVGTLLVAGSLSDAIGRRPVLALSLALTALSALGFALADGLTVLLISRVLSGVATGLITATATSAIGELVRGRRAAAVLSTAANIGGLSLGVVTAGVLAQWVTAPTHTVFWCYLAACAVAGVSWLVIPETAEETADRTARWQPRIRRPVLPDGASRVRSFVASGVLVAASSGVNGFFSSLAPAFLRDDLGVSNFAVIGVGVGTLFISALLAQTVTPAALLRRDIGTALLAVGMIVIEAALWTHSAPLFIVGTVFAGAAVGTLLRHGLSVTDALCDPGNRAELNATYFLFLYSGLVVPVLLLGFADQAVGTRASSTMLAALVISTALVGLALGRRTESTSTPDTFSRPSTHLTPVEENHE, encoded by the coding sequence ATGATCAAGGCCGGATACCCCGCAGACCTCACGGCGCGGCGACATACGCACCGCGTGCTCGCGGTCGGCGCCGTCGCGTTCGCCTACACCGTTGTCATGGCGGGCGGAACACTGACGATCCCGCTGTACGTGCTGTGGGCCACGCAATTCGGCTTCGGACCGCTCATCACCGTTGTCGTGTTCATCGCCTACGTCGTCGGAGTCGTCGGCACCCTGCTCGTGGCCGGTTCCCTGTCCGACGCCATTGGCCGCCGTCCCGTTCTCGCGCTGTCGCTCGCCCTCACGGCGCTGAGCGCTCTGGGATTTGCGCTGGCAGACGGCCTCACGGTCCTGCTGATCTCGCGTGTGCTGAGCGGCGTGGCGACCGGGCTCATCACCGCGACGGCAACGTCGGCGATCGGGGAACTCGTGCGCGGGCGCAGGGCGGCAGCCGTGCTGAGCACCGCTGCCAACATCGGCGGCCTCAGTCTCGGCGTCGTCACCGCGGGCGTCCTGGCACAATGGGTCACGGCACCGACTCACACCGTGTTCTGGTGCTACCTGGCGGCGTGCGCCGTCGCCGGCGTCTCCTGGCTGGTCATCCCCGAGACCGCAGAGGAGACCGCAGACCGAACAGCGCGCTGGCAGCCTCGTATCCGCCGCCCGGTCCTTCCCGACGGAGCAAGCCGGGTGCGGTCGTTCGTCGCCAGCGGCGTGCTCGTCGCGGCCTCCTCGGGCGTCAACGGGTTCTTCTCCTCGCTGGCTCCTGCGTTCCTGCGCGACGACCTGGGCGTATCGAACTTCGCCGTCATCGGCGTGGGCGTCGGCACGCTGTTCATCAGCGCGCTGCTGGCGCAGACCGTCACGCCTGCGGCCCTTTTGCGACGCGACATCGGGACGGCCCTCCTGGCCGTGGGGATGATCGTCATAGAGGCCGCGCTGTGGACCCACTCCGCGCCGCTATTCATCGTCGGCACTGTCTTCGCCGGCGCGGCAGTCGGAACGCTGTTGCGACACGGTCTGAGCGTTACCGACGCACTGTGCGATCCCGGCAATCGAGCCGAGCTCAACGCAACCTACTTCTTGTTCCTCTACTCCGGGCTCGTCGTCCCGGTCCTGCTGCTCGGCTTCGCCGACCAGGCCGTCGGGACACGCGCCTCCAGCACCATGCTCGCCGCTCTCGTCATATCCACCGCGCTCGTGGGCCTCGCCCTCGGCCGACGCACCGAATCAACCAGCACACCCGACACCTTCAGCAGACCGTCAACACACCTCACCCCAGTGGAGGAAAATCATGAATGA
- a CDS encoding glycoside hydrolase family 6 protein, with the protein MRHRLRALMAALFALPLALAIAPSAHAADPTTMTNGFYVDPDSSAKRWVAANPADGRASAINASIANTPMARWFGSWSGTIGTATGAYVGAADQGDKLPILVAYNIYNRDYCGGHSAGGAASPSAYATWIAQFAGGIANRPAVVILEPDSLGDYGCMTQAQIDEREGMLTGALTQFSRQAPNTWVYLDAGNPGWTDAATMARRLHEAGLRQAHGFSLNVSNYFTTNENTAYGNAVNSELNARYGYTKPFVVDTSRNGNGSNGEWCNPSGRRIGTPTQRGGGAEMLLWVKTPGESDGNCGVGAGSSAGQFLPEVAYKMVYGY; encoded by the coding sequence ATGCGCCACAGACTCCGCGCCCTGATGGCAGCGCTCTTCGCCCTGCCGCTGGCGCTCGCCATCGCACCGTCCGCCCACGCGGCCGACCCGACCACCATGACCAACGGGTTCTATGTGGACCCTGACTCCAGCGCGAAGAGATGGGTCGCCGCCAACCCCGCCGACGGCCGGGCATCCGCGATCAATGCCTCCATCGCCAATACCCCGATGGCCCGCTGGTTCGGCTCCTGGAGCGGCACCATCGGCACCGCGACCGGCGCCTACGTGGGCGCCGCCGACCAGGGGGACAAACTGCCCATCCTCGTCGCCTACAACATATACAACCGCGACTACTGCGGCGGGCACTCCGCGGGCGGGGCCGCTTCGCCGTCCGCCTACGCGACCTGGATCGCCCAGTTCGCCGGCGGGATCGCCAATCGCCCGGCTGTCGTCATCCTCGAACCGGACTCTCTCGGGGACTACGGTTGCATGACCCAGGCTCAGATCGACGAACGCGAGGGCATGCTCACCGGCGCCCTCACCCAGTTCAGCCGCCAGGCCCCCAACACCTGGGTCTACCTCGACGCCGGCAACCCGGGCTGGACGGACGCGGCGACCATGGCCCGGCGCCTCCACGAAGCCGGCCTCCGGCAGGCCCACGGCTTCTCCCTCAACGTCTCCAACTACTTCACCACGAACGAGAACACCGCCTACGGCAACGCCGTCAACAGTGAACTCAACGCCCGCTACGGTTACACCAAGCCGTTCGTCGTGGACACCAGCCGCAACGGCAACGGCTCCAACGGCGAGTGGTGCAACCCCTCAGGCCGCCGTATCGGCACCCCCACCCAGCGGGGCGGAGGCGCCGAGATGCTCTTGTGGGTCAAGACGCCGGGCGAGTCCGACGGCAACTGCGGTGTCGGAGCCGGCTCCTCGGCCGGGCAGTTCCTCCCCGAGGTCGCCTACAAGATGGTCTACGGCTACTGA
- a CDS encoding alpha/beta hydrolase family protein yields MSMRRRTLLGLGAAAATGAGMSLLGSSAAAGALSPRMASPRQAPTEQFAIGVRQFSWSRGNRQLTTKIFYPASGTAGGNPIPNAPIANGVFPIAEWSHGMGCNSDCYSSQTHDLASAGFICPAPSFSDNTNIGSVYNGNWSRDVSEVLTRTLALNNTAGDPFAGHIDTRAGVGVSGHSMGGMTTHGLLTAWPDNRIVAAVPVACVDMGNPAGLHANVLFIHGDHDPTCDYNSARTAYAELPSPKAFLTHVGADHGQYLTPEYRYYAQTKNTFLDWFRWSLYGDTAARDRLRSDATSNGTSWQAALT; encoded by the coding sequence ATGTCGATGCGACGGCGTACCTTACTGGGCCTCGGCGCGGCCGCGGCCACGGGCGCGGGCATGTCCCTGCTCGGCAGCAGCGCGGCCGCCGGCGCCCTGTCGCCACGGATGGCCTCACCGCGGCAGGCACCCACCGAGCAGTTCGCCATCGGCGTACGCCAGTTCTCCTGGTCGCGCGGCAACCGCCAACTGACCACGAAGATCTTCTACCCGGCCTCCGGCACCGCGGGCGGCAACCCCATCCCGAACGCGCCCATCGCGAACGGCGTCTTCCCCATCGCCGAATGGAGCCACGGCATGGGGTGCAACTCCGACTGCTACTCCTCCCAGACCCACGATCTGGCCTCCGCGGGCTTCATCTGCCCCGCCCCCTCGTTCTCCGACAACACCAACATCGGCAGCGTCTACAACGGCAACTGGTCGAGGGACGTCTCCGAGGTCCTCACCCGGACGCTGGCGCTCAACAACACCGCGGGCGACCCGTTCGCCGGACACATCGACACCCGCGCCGGTGTCGGTGTGTCAGGTCACTCGATGGGCGGGATGACCACCCACGGCCTGCTTACCGCCTGGCCGGACAACCGCATCGTCGCCGCCGTCCCGGTTGCCTGCGTGGACATGGGCAACCCTGCCGGCCTCCACGCCAATGTGCTGTTCATCCACGGTGACCACGACCCGACCTGCGACTACAACTCGGCGCGCACCGCGTACGCGGAGCTCCCCTCGCCCAAGGCGTTCCTCACTCATGTCGGGGCGGACCACGGCCAGTACCTGACCCCGGAGTACCGGTACTACGCCCAGACCAAGAACACCTTCCTGGACTGGTTCCGCTGGAGCCTGTACGGCGACACCGCCGCCCGCGACCGCCTGCGAAGCGACGCCACCAGCAACGGCACCTCCTGGCAGGCGGCCCTCACCTAG
- a CDS encoding glycoside hydrolase family 27 protein: MAKPRGRLLRFLTAAALIGSVFTTASGHSAAQAAPGSPALTPPLGWNSWNSFGCGVTEAQVRQATDAMVSSGMRDAGYRYVVVDDCWFDPQRDTAGNLRANPTKFPSGMRALGDYIHGRGLKFGIYQVPNERTCAQGGGSYPGSTGSKGHESQDARTFASWGVDYLKYDWCSSAGTRDEQVARFTLMRDALRATGRPIVYSINPNSYHAITGDTYNWGEVADLWRTTEDLLDIWQNGNTNSYPMGVGNVVDVTAPLAAQSGPGHWNDPDMLVVGRPGLSLTESRSHFALWALMAAPLMAGNDIRTMSADVSAVLRNPRLLAVNQDPLGAGGRRVRDDGDTEVFAKPLSDGSVAVGLFNRGNSTATVTATAAQIGLSGGSFTLTDLWTGGTSSTTGQVSASVPAHGVAAFRVTGGTPLAAAISRLRGDGSGRCLDVENASTAAGARVLIQDCHTAAGQLWTTWAGGEIRVFGDKCLDAYDQGSTNGTRVITWPCNGQDNQKWTLDENGSIRNVHAGLCLDVDHAGTANGTPLILWTCNGQGNQRWTRG, from the coding sequence GTGGCGAAACCACGCGGACGATTACTCCGCTTCCTCACGGCTGCCGCGCTGATCGGCAGCGTCTTCACCACGGCCTCGGGCCACTCGGCCGCCCAGGCGGCCCCGGGCAGTCCGGCGCTCACCCCTCCGCTGGGCTGGAACAGCTGGAACAGCTTCGGGTGCGGGGTCACCGAGGCACAGGTCCGCCAGGCCACCGACGCGATGGTCTCCTCGGGCATGCGGGACGCCGGTTACCGATACGTGGTGGTCGATGACTGCTGGTTCGACCCGCAACGCGACACCGCGGGCAACTTGCGGGCCAACCCCACAAAATTCCCGAGCGGGATGAGAGCGCTCGGAGACTACATCCACGGGAGAGGCTTGAAGTTCGGCATCTACCAGGTGCCCAACGAGCGCACGTGTGCGCAGGGCGGGGGCAGTTACCCCGGGTCCACCGGCAGCAAGGGCCATGAGAGCCAGGACGCTCGCACATTCGCCTCGTGGGGCGTGGACTACCTCAAGTACGACTGGTGCTCCTCCGCCGGCACCCGGGACGAGCAGGTCGCGCGGTTCACGCTCATGCGCGACGCACTGCGCGCGACCGGACGCCCGATCGTCTACAGCATCAACCCGAACAGCTACCACGCCATCACCGGCGACACGTACAACTGGGGCGAGGTGGCCGACCTGTGGCGGACGACCGAGGACCTGCTCGACATCTGGCAGAACGGCAACACCAACAGCTATCCGATGGGCGTGGGCAACGTCGTGGACGTCACCGCGCCACTGGCCGCGCAGTCGGGTCCGGGCCACTGGAACGACCCCGACATGCTCGTCGTCGGCCGCCCCGGGCTGTCGCTGACCGAGTCCCGCTCCCACTTCGCCCTGTGGGCGCTGATGGCCGCGCCGCTCATGGCGGGCAACGACATCCGCACCATGTCGGCCGATGTGAGCGCGGTCCTGCGCAACCCGCGCCTGCTGGCGGTGAACCAGGACCCGCTGGGCGCGGGCGGGCGCAGGGTGCGCGACGACGGAGACACCGAGGTGTTCGCCAAGCCCCTGTCCGACGGCTCGGTCGCCGTGGGCCTGTTCAACCGGGGGAACAGCACGGCGACCGTCACCGCCACGGCGGCACAGATCGGTCTGTCCGGCGGGTCGTTCACCCTCACCGACCTGTGGACCGGCGGCACATCGAGCACGACCGGACAGGTTTCGGCGAGTGTGCCCGCACACGGCGTCGCCGCGTTCCGGGTGACCGGCGGCACTCCGCTGGCCGCCGCCATATCCCGGCTGCGCGGTGACGGGTCCGGCCGTTGCCTGGACGTGGAGAACGCCTCGACCGCGGCGGGGGCGAGGGTGCTGATCCAGGACTGTCACACGGCCGCCGGCCAGCTGTGGACCACCTGGGCCGGCGGCGAGATACGCGTCTTCGGCGACAAGTGCCTGGACGCCTATGACCAGGGCTCCACCAACGGCACACGCGTCATCACCTGGCCCTGCAACGGACAGGACAACCAGAAGTGGACACTCGACGAGAACGGCTCGATCCGCAACGTCCACGCCGGCCTGTGCCTGGATGTCGACCACGCCGGCACCGCCAACGGAACCCCACTGATCCTGTGGACCTGCAACGGTCAGGGCAACCAGAGGTGGACCCGCGGGTGA
- a CDS encoding TetR/AcrR family transcriptional regulator yields the protein MAGKKQFDIATALDAAMIQFWRDGYADTSLDDLSRATGLNRSSIYSSLGDKDTLFMRCLERYATRYGDKYDAALSCAADRPLAAARAFFDITLERIADPGLPDGCLVAQTVMAIPALSASVAARAREAIGFQHTRLRAALKAGRLPDETAESFATHLAAVNQSLAVMSRAGTSTEQLRAIVDVTLDALAQTLGASD from the coding sequence ATGGCAGGCAAGAAGCAGTTCGACATCGCCACGGCGCTCGATGCCGCGATGATCCAGTTCTGGCGGGACGGCTACGCGGACACGTCGCTGGACGACCTGTCCCGGGCGACCGGACTCAACCGCAGCTCCATCTACTCCTCCCTCGGCGACAAGGACACGCTCTTCATGCGCTGCCTGGAGCGCTACGCCACGCGTTACGGAGACAAGTACGACGCCGCGTTGTCCTGCGCCGCCGACCGGCCCCTGGCAGCCGCGCGGGCGTTCTTCGACATCACCCTGGAACGCATCGCGGACCCCGGTCTGCCCGACGGATGCCTGGTGGCCCAAACGGTCATGGCGATCCCAGCGCTGAGCGCCAGCGTCGCGGCGCGTGCACGGGAGGCGATCGGCTTCCAGCACACCCGGCTACGCGCCGCGCTGAAGGCCGGCCGACTGCCCGACGAGACGGCCGAGTCCTTCGCGACCCACCTTGCGGCCGTGAACCAGTCCCTCGCCGTCATGAGCAGAGCCGGAACGAGCACGGAGCAGCTGCGCGCCATCGTCGACGTGACCCTCGACGCACTTGCGCAGACTCTCGGCGCGAGCGACTGA